The Anolis sagrei isolate rAnoSag1 chromosome Y, rAnoSag1.mat, whole genome shotgun sequence genome contains a region encoding:
- the LOC137095194 gene encoding large ribosomal subunit protein uL5-like isoform X1 — translation MAQQEQVEKENPMRELRIRKLCLNICVGESGDRLTRAAKVLEQLTGQTPVFSKARYTVRSFGIRRNEKIAVHCTVRGAKAEEILEKGLKVREYELRKNNFSDTGNFGFGIQEHIDLGIKYDPSIGIYGLDFYVVLGRPGFSIADKKRRTGSIGAKHRIGKEEAMRWFQQKYDGIILPGK, via the exons ATGGCG caacAAGAGCAGGTTGAGAAGGAAAACCCCATGCGGGAGCTGCGCATCCGCAAACTCTGCCTGAATATCTGTGTTGGTGAGAGTGGGGACAGGCTTACCCGAGCTGCCAAAGTCCTGGAGCAGCTCACGGGGCAGACCCCAGTGTTCTCCAAAG CTCGATACACCGTCCGCTCCTTTGGGATCAGGAGAAACGAAAAGATTGCCGTCCACTGCACTGTACGTGGGGCCAAAGCCGAAGAGATCTTGGAGAAAGGCTTGAAG GTGCGTGAATATGAGCTGAGGAAGAATAACTTCTCCGACACCGGCaactttggttttggaattcaGGAGCACATTGATTTGGGCATAAAATATGATCCTAGTATTGGTATCTATGGCTTGGACTTCTATGTG GTTCTGGGCAGGCCCGGTTTCAGCATTGCTGACAAAAAGCGCCGAACTGGGAGCATTGGGGCCAAGCACAGAATCGGCAAAGAGGAAGCTATGCGGTGGTTTCAGCAGAAG TATGATGGCATCATCCTTCCTGGTAAATAA
- the LOC137095194 gene encoding large ribosomal subunit protein uL5-like isoform X2, translated as MAQQEQVEKENPMRELRIRKLCLNICVGESGDRLTRAAKVLEQLTGQTPVFSKARYTVRSFGIRRNEKIAVHCTVRGAKAEEILEKGLKVREYELRKNNFSDTGNFGFGIQEHIDLGIKYDPSIGIYGLDFYVVLGRPGFSIADKKRRTGSIGAKHRIGKEEAMRWFQQKASTCAK; from the exons ATGGCG caacAAGAGCAGGTTGAGAAGGAAAACCCCATGCGGGAGCTGCGCATCCGCAAACTCTGCCTGAATATCTGTGTTGGTGAGAGTGGGGACAGGCTTACCCGAGCTGCCAAAGTCCTGGAGCAGCTCACGGGGCAGACCCCAGTGTTCTCCAAAG CTCGATACACCGTCCGCTCCTTTGGGATCAGGAGAAACGAAAAGATTGCCGTCCACTGCACTGTACGTGGGGCCAAAGCCGAAGAGATCTTGGAGAAAGGCTTGAAG GTGCGTGAATATGAGCTGAGGAAGAATAACTTCTCCGACACCGGCaactttggttttggaattcaGGAGCACATTGATTTGGGCATAAAATATGATCCTAGTATTGGTATCTATGGCTTGGACTTCTATGTG GTTCTGGGCAGGCCCGGTTTCAGCATTGCTGACAAAAAGCGCCGAACTGGGAGCATTGGGGCCAAGCACAGAATCGGCAAAGAGGAAGCTATGCGGTGGTTTCAGCAGAAG